From one Agathobaculum sp. NTUH-O15-33 genomic stretch:
- the mbhE gene encoding hydrogen gas-evolving membrane-bound hydrogenase subunit E: protein MSRQRSNYENGFWDKLGRMLRGEYDPFAGKLEMGEAERPPRLSAADLLEIEKLRQTRDKVESPRELRLFRRLYKLASLVVCVSIIGILLLTVANLPPFGDAGNPSNNEVAARYIENGVEETGATNIVTGMILNYRGFDTLGETTVLFIAACCVMILLLTTEEESKKQDLDDESFEPHEDDILKKIASVLFPAILLFGVYVLMNGHLSPGGGFSGGSVIGAGLILYLNTFGVAGTRQFFNEHVYEIVKITALTIYALTICYHVFTGALGLPNLIPLGTPGAILSGGMIFWINLCVGFEVACTMYAFYVLFRRGNM from the coding sequence ATGAGCCGACAGAGAAGTAACTACGAAAACGGTTTTTGGGACAAGCTGGGGCGCATGCTGCGCGGGGAATACGATCCCTTTGCCGGCAAGCTTGAAATGGGCGAAGCGGAACGCCCGCCGCGGCTCAGCGCGGCCGATCTGCTGGAGATCGAGAAGCTGCGGCAAACCCGCGATAAGGTGGAAAGCCCGCGCGAGCTTCGCCTGTTCCGCAGGCTATATAAGCTTGCCTCGCTTGTGGTCTGCGTCAGCATCATCGGTATTTTGCTGCTGACGGTCGCCAACCTGCCGCCCTTTGGGGACGCGGGCAACCCGTCGAATAACGAAGTCGCCGCCCGCTATATCGAAAACGGCGTGGAGGAGACCGGCGCCACCAACATCGTGACCGGCATGATCTTGAATTACCGTGGGTTCGATACGCTGGGCGAGACCACGGTGCTGTTTATCGCCGCCTGCTGCGTGATGATCCTGCTGCTGACCACGGAAGAGGAATCGAAAAAGCAGGATCTGGACGACGAAAGCTTTGAACCGCACGAGGACGATATCCTGAAAAAGATCGCCTCCGTGCTGTTTCCCGCTATTTTGCTGTTCGGCGTGTACGTGCTGATGAACGGCCATTTATCGCCGGGCGGCGGCTTTTCGGGCGGCTCGGTGATCGGCGCGGGGCTGATCCTTTATCTGAACACCTTCGGAGTGGCGGGCACGCGCCAGTTTTTCAACGAGCATGTATACGAAATCGTCAAGATCACGGCGCTCACCATTTACGCGCTGACGATCTGCTATCATGTGTTCACGGGAGCGCTCGGCTTGCCGAACCTGATCCCGCTGGGCACGCCCGGCGCGATCCTTTCCGGCGGCATGATCTTTTGGATCAATCTGTGCGTGGGTTTTGAGGTCGCGTGCACGATGTATGCGTTTTACGTGCTGTTCCGGCGGGGCAACATGTAG
- a CDS encoding sodium:proton antiporter, with amino-acid sequence MLQNLLVNKYAACAVILFGIGFTMLLLHQNLIRKIIGLNIMDTSVYLFLAAEGFISGRTAPIIVNGVREASAYINPIPSGLVLTGIVVSVSSSALLLALTICLYRRYHTLDLDEILMQVKKEWM; translated from the coding sequence ATGCTGCAAAACTTGCTGGTCAATAAATACGCGGCCTGCGCGGTCATTTTGTTCGGCATCGGCTTTACCATGCTGCTGCTGCACCAAAATTTGATCCGTAAGATCATCGGCCTCAATATCATGGATACGTCGGTATACCTGTTTTTGGCCGCCGAAGGCTTTATCAGCGGGCGCACCGCGCCGATCATTGTCAACGGCGTGCGCGAGGCTTCCGCTTATATCAATCCCATCCCCTCCGGTCTGGTGCTGACGGGCATCGTGGTTTCGGTCAGCTCTTCGGCGCTGCTGCTCGCGCTGACAATCTGCCTGTACCGGCGCTATCACACGCTAGATCTGGACGAGATATTGATGCAGGTAAAGAAGGAGTGGATGTGA
- a CDS encoding complex I subunit 5 family protein — protein sequence MTLFQCLPAVSIFLCMIAAIFSSGLSGKNARRLSILLLSTVSVLSLLTLIYTLGTGESFVFRMGRFPAPWGNEIRGGILEAMLALLFSVIMLISVLGGMKHIDVEVDPKKLNLYFIMIDLMLASLLALTYTNDMFTAYVFVEINTIAAAGLIMIRQIGRTYVAAIRYLIMSQLGSGLFLLSLALLYSLTGQLLMSPAKEAVAGLLSSGAYGEPLIITIALMTAGLSIKSGLYPFHSWMPDAYGYSTAASSSILSGLVSKGYIVLLIKIYYRVIGLDIIMHGKISNILFVFGLAGMVMGSISAMRESDIRRMTAFSSVAQIGYVYMGLGLGTEYGVIASVFHILTHAVTKPLLFITATGLSDVSGGSKRFHDLRGAGYRNRIAGVGFTVGALSMVGLPLFAGFISKLLFAEAAVRDPSKMLPALIVLSISTILNAVYFLRTVINIYTPVSGRTKRISGSNPLFVFAVLSFTLINIGLGLLSQPVVDAISAGLNIFG from the coding sequence ATGACGCTTTTTCAGTGCCTGCCCGCGGTATCCATTTTTCTATGCATGATCGCGGCCATCTTTTCCTCCGGGCTGAGCGGCAAGAACGCCCGGCGGCTGTCCATTCTGCTTCTGAGTACGGTGAGCGTTTTGAGCCTGTTGACGCTGATCTACACGCTCGGCACCGGGGAAAGCTTCGTGTTCCGCATGGGCCGGTTTCCCGCGCCATGGGGCAACGAGATCCGCGGCGGCATTCTGGAAGCGATGCTGGCGCTCCTTTTTTCGGTCATTATGCTGATCTCGGTTTTGGGCGGCATGAAGCATATCGATGTGGAGGTCGATCCGAAAAAGCTGAACCTTTATTTCATTATGATCGACCTGATGCTGGCCAGCCTGCTCGCGCTGACCTACACCAACGACATGTTCACCGCCTACGTGTTCGTGGAGATCAACACCATCGCGGCGGCGGGGCTGATCATGATCCGGCAGATCGGCCGCACCTATGTCGCCGCCATCCGATATCTGATCATGAGCCAGCTCGGCTCCGGCCTGTTTTTGCTCAGTCTGGCCCTTTTGTACAGCCTGACCGGTCAGCTTCTGATGAGCCCGGCAAAGGAGGCGGTCGCGGGGCTGCTATCCTCCGGCGCGTACGGCGAACCGCTGATCATCACCATCGCGCTGATGACGGCGGGCCTTTCCATCAAGAGCGGCCTTTACCCATTCCATTCTTGGATGCCGGACGCCTACGGCTATTCTACGGCGGCGTCCAGTTCGATTTTGTCCGGTCTGGTGTCCAAGGGCTATATCGTACTGCTGATTAAAATTTATTACCGCGTGATCGGGCTGGATATCATCATGCACGGCAAAATATCGAACATTTTGTTCGTATTCGGCCTTGCGGGCATGGTGATGGGGTCGATCTCCGCGATGCGTGAATCGGATATCCGCCGCATGACCGCCTTTTCCTCGGTCGCGCAGATCGGCTATGTGTACATGGGCCTCGGGCTGGGCACGGAATACGGCGTGATCGCCTCGGTCTTTCACATCCTGACCCATGCCGTGACCAAGCCGCTCTTGTTCATCACCGCCACCGGGCTGTCCGATGTTTCCGGCGGCTCCAAGCGCTTTCACGATCTGCGCGGCGCGGGCTACCGCAACCGTATCGCGGGCGTGGGCTTTACGGTGGGCGCGCTGTCCATGGTCGGCCTGCCGCTGTTCGCCGGGTTTATTTCCAAATTGCTGTTTGCCGAAGCCGCCGTGCGCGACCCCAGCAAAATGCTGCCCGCGCTGATCGTTTTATCGATCAGCACCATTTTGAACGCAGTGTATTTTTTGCGCACGGTCATCAATATCTATACGCCGGTGTCCGGTCGGACAAAACGCATTTCGGGCAGCAATCCGCTTTTTGTATTTGCCGTTTTATCGTTCACGCTGATCAACATCGGCCTAGGCCTGCTTTCGCAGCCCGTGGTGGACGCGATTTCGGCGGGTCTTAACATTTTCGGATAA
- a CDS encoding complex I subunit 5 family protein — protein MVLLLAAILLPVLGGLLLFVFRPGYTLRTVFVSLVLLAQAALVALLVMTGQGSYYSCGAFIDLLPITFHIDGVGSLFVSLFTAARIIITLFSFRYMSREQGQNRFFGFWLLATGVLTGLSFAGNLLTFYLFYEMMTLSTLPLVFHEMTHEALMAGLKYLLYSIAGAFLALLGVMYLYHYDQALRFVPGGFMGGFAGNPVYLQLIAFVMILGFSCKAGLFPLHGWLPTAHPVAPAPASALLSGCITKCGVLGVIRTVYYVIGPDAIRGSWVQTTWMALALTTVFLGSMMAYREPVTKKRLAYSTVSQLSYILFGLSLLNPAGLSGALLHVVFHMAIKCGLFLCAGAIIFETGRKRVAELRGLGREMPVTCICWAGLALSLTGIPPFAGFVSKWSLAEGALAADIGVFRLLGPAVLLLSALLTAGYLFPLPVRGFFPGAGFQRQGEPAREAAPSMLLPVIILALLALLPGIFTSPLHDVIASITAGLL, from the coding sequence ATGGTCTTGCTGCTGGCCGCCATTCTGCTGCCGGTGCTCGGCGGGCTTTTGCTGTTTGTGTTCCGCCCGGGATATACGCTGCGGACGGTCTTCGTTTCGCTCGTGCTGCTGGCGCAGGCGGCGCTCGTCGCCCTGTTGGTGATGACGGGGCAGGGGAGCTACTATTCCTGCGGCGCGTTTATCGATCTGCTGCCCATCACCTTCCATATCGACGGGGTCGGCAGTCTGTTTGTTTCGCTGTTTACCGCGGCCCGTATCATCATCACGCTTTTTTCCTTCCGCTATATGTCGCGCGAGCAAGGGCAGAACCGCTTTTTCGGCTTCTGGCTGCTTGCCACGGGCGTGCTGACGGGCCTGTCCTTTGCGGGCAACCTGCTGACGTTCTACCTGTTCTATGAAATGATGACGCTGTCCACGCTGCCGCTTGTGTTCCACGAAATGACGCACGAAGCGCTGATGGCGGGGCTGAAATACCTGCTTTATTCCATCGCGGGCGCGTTTCTCGCGCTGCTGGGCGTGATGTACCTGTACCATTACGATCAGGCGCTCCGCTTTGTGCCCGGCGGCTTTATGGGCGGTTTTGCGGGCAACCCTGTCTATTTGCAGCTCATCGCCTTTGTGATGATCCTCGGCTTCAGCTGCAAGGCCGGTCTGTTCCCTTTGCACGGCTGGCTGCCCACGGCGCACCCGGTCGCGCCCGCGCCCGCCTCGGCGCTGCTTTCCGGCTGCATCACCAAGTGCGGCGTTTTGGGCGTGATCCGCACGGTGTACTATGTGATCGGCCCGGACGCGATCCGCGGCAGTTGGGTGCAGACGACGTGGATGGCGCTGGCGCTCACGACGGTCTTTCTCGGCTCCATGATGGCCTACCGCGAACCGGTCACCAAAAAGAGGCTCGCCTATTCAACGGTCAGCCAGCTTTCCTATATTTTGTTCGGCCTGTCGCTGCTGAATCCGGCGGGACTGAGCGGCGCGCTGCTGCACGTGGTTTTCCATATGGCGATCAAGTGCGGCCTGTTCCTGTGCGCGGGCGCGATCATCTTTGAGACCGGCCGCAAGCGCGTTGCCGAGCTGCGCGGTCTTGGCCGCGAAATGCCCGTCACCTGCATTTGCTGGGCGGGTCTCGCGCTGTCGCTTACCGGCATTCCGCCTTTCGCGGGCTTTGTCAGCAAATGGTCGCTGGCGGAGGGCGCGCTCGCGGCGGATATCGGCGTGTTCCGCCTGCTTGGCCCCGCCGTCTTGCTGCTATCCGCGCTGCTTACCGCGGGCTATCTGTTTCCGCTGCCCGTGCGCGGCTTTTTCCCCGGCGCGGGCTTTCAAAGGCAGGGCGAACCGGCCCGGGAGGCCGCGCCCTCCATGCTGCTGCCGGTCATTATTTTGGCGCTGCTCGCGCTGCTGCCCGGTATCTTCACTTCGCCGCTGCATGATGTGATCGCCTCCATCACAGCGGGACTGCTGTAA
- a CDS encoding complex I subunit 5 family protein — MKPVFLLIPILIAALGGFSLLFIRGGERLRAVYTEAIVLAVSVLVWMLILNRPEEGIQLFQFARGLTITLQLDGCGSVFAGLIATLWPLATLYSFEYMRAEERRRGFFCCYTVTYAVTLGVALAGNLLTLYMFYELLTLITVPLVMHPMTREAIRASRKYLYYSLGGAAFAFLGLVFLLVNGATTAFTPGGTINAYALDSHHDIMLIIYVMTFFGFSVKAAMFPFHGWLPTASVAPTPVTALLHAVAVVKSGAFAIIRLTYFSYGTVFLRHTWAQVLVMGAAMVAIAFASTTALRQTHFKRRLAYSTISNLSYILLAASMMSPFGMVAALAHMVCHAFTKICSFLCAGAVMHQTGRAYIYELNGVGRKMPVTFACFTVSALSLMGVPLFACFISKWKIAEAATQSEGLLPKLAVVVLLYSAFMTAAYMLTVVIRAFSPIPADAGGLTDVRDPNWLMLLPLVLFAAAIILIGVHPAPLLDLLEQIAAWQW, encoded by the coding sequence ATGAAGCCTGTCTTTTTGCTCATCCCGATCCTGATCGCCGCGCTCGGCGGTTTTTCGCTGCTGTTCATTCGCGGCGGCGAGCGCCTGCGCGCCGTTTATACGGAAGCCATCGTTTTGGCGGTGTCCGTACTGGTGTGGATGCTGATTCTGAACCGCCCGGAAGAGGGGATACAGCTTTTCCAGTTCGCGCGGGGCCTGACCATCACCCTGCAGCTGGACGGCTGCGGGTCGGTCTTTGCCGGGCTGATCGCCACGCTTTGGCCGCTGGCCACGCTGTATTCCTTTGAATATATGCGCGCCGAGGAGCGCCGCCGGGGCTTTTTCTGCTGCTATACCGTGACCTACGCGGTGACGCTGGGCGTTGCGCTGGCCGGGAATTTGCTGACGCTTTATATGTTTTACGAGCTGCTCACGCTGATCACAGTGCCGCTCGTCATGCACCCGATGACGCGCGAGGCCATCCGCGCCAGCCGCAAGTACCTGTATTATTCGCTGGGCGGCGCGGCGTTCGCCTTTTTGGGGCTGGTGTTCCTGCTGGTCAACGGCGCGACCACCGCGTTTACCCCGGGCGGCACGATCAACGCCTACGCGCTGGACAGCCACCACGATATCATGCTCATCATCTACGTGATGACCTTTTTCGGCTTTTCGGTCAAGGCCGCCATGTTTCCGTTCCATGGCTGGCTGCCCACGGCCTCGGTCGCGCCCACGCCGGTCACCGCGCTGCTGCACGCCGTGGCGGTGGTAAAATCCGGCGCGTTCGCGATCATACGGCTCACCTATTTCAGCTACGGCACGGTTTTTCTGCGGCACACTTGGGCGCAGGTGCTGGTCATGGGCGCGGCGATGGTCGCCATCGCCTTTGCGTCCACCACCGCGCTGCGGCAAACGCATTTTAAGCGAAGGCTGGCGTATTCCACAATATCGAACCTGTCCTACATCCTGTTGGCCGCTTCGATGATGAGCCCGTTCGGCATGGTCGCCGCGCTGGCGCACATGGTCTGCCACGCGTTCACCAAGATCTGCTCGTTCCTGTGCGCGGGCGCGGTCATGCACCAAACCGGTCGCGCCTATATCTACGAGCTGAACGGCGTGGGGCGGAAGATGCCGGTCACCTTCGCGTGCTTCACCGTTTCCGCGCTCAGCCTAATGGGTGTGCCGTTGTTCGCCTGCTTTATCAGCAAATGGAAGATCGCCGAAGCGGCCACGCAGTCCGAGGGGCTGCTGCCAAAGCTGGCGGTCGTCGTGCTGCTGTATTCCGCGTTTATGACCGCCGCGTATATGCTCACGGTCGTGATCCGCGCGTTTTCACCCATCCCGGCGGATGCGGGCGGGCTGACGGACGTGCGCGACCCAAACTGGCTGATGCTGCTGCCGCTCGTGCTGTTTGCCGCCGCCATCATCCTGATCGGGGTCCATCCGGCCCCGCTGCTCGATTTACTGGAACAGATCGCCGCGTGGCAATGGTAG
- a CDS encoding complex I subunit 5 family protein: MLLLFLIFWPLAMAVPCAALGIKNRFLRDNLPLFTCLIGLTAAVFALCRFLSGESIVCDLPGVCGLGLSFTLDGFRAVWAVLITFCWAASETVAREYLEERQCRYHFFTLLTLCGTMGVFLSADLYTTLLFFETMSLASWVWVAHEDTAKASYAADTYLAVAVIGGLATLMGLFLLYDLTGDLTIAGLYERCLPFAGSGQLTAAGVLLLLGFGAKAGMFPLHFWLPQAHPVAPAPASALLSGILTKCGLFGILVTSCEIFRNDARWGKLVLGLGAVTMLWGAVLGVFSVDLKRTLACSSVSQIGFILTGVGMCGILGEENALAAAGTMLHMVNHSLIKLTLFLLAGVVAMNRHTLDLNRLRGCCRGNKPLAFAFLAAGLSVAGVPLFSGYISKTLLHESIVEGAALLGTAGFPLRVIEWMFLFSGGLTLAYMGKLFYVLFVLPPEEGAPPLVMRRATAVAVLLPAALMPVMGVLPHATMDRFAELARSFLHGAAAEAPVAYFSLNNLSGAAVSLGIGALVYLLFIRRRLMEPGARGIPAVRNTWPGWFDLEGRILRPFVQRVLPGVFGFVFRLLDYLPDALVLLLRKTVVRDQTPAPPAVSGSEALDRLGRALDRAAARRGKRADKPSFVYLLAEKEQAFVLTTRLIFASMSFGLLLFCAGLTLTLCYLLI; this comes from the coding sequence ATGCTGCTGTTGTTTTTGATCTTTTGGCCGCTCGCCATGGCGGTTCCCTGCGCCGCTTTGGGCATAAAAAACCGTTTTCTGCGGGATAACCTGCCGCTTTTTACCTGCTTGATCGGGCTTACCGCGGCTGTTTTCGCTCTTTGCCGCTTTCTATCCGGCGAATCGATCGTTTGCGACCTGCCGGGGGTGTGCGGCCTTGGCCTTTCCTTCACGCTGGATGGGTTCCGCGCGGTTTGGGCCGTGCTCATCACCTTTTGCTGGGCGGCGAGTGAAACGGTCGCGCGCGAATATTTGGAGGAGCGCCAGTGCCGCTACCACTTTTTCACCCTGCTGACCCTGTGCGGCACCATGGGCGTGTTTTTATCCGCCGATCTGTATACCACCCTGCTGTTTTTTGAAACCATGAGCCTTGCAAGCTGGGTCTGGGTCGCGCATGAGGACACGGCCAAGGCGAGCTACGCCGCGGATACCTACCTTGCCGTGGCGGTCATCGGCGGGCTGGCGACGCTGATGGGGCTATTCCTCCTGTACGACCTGACCGGCGACCTGACCATCGCGGGCCTATACGAGCGGTGCTTGCCGTTTGCGGGTTCCGGACAGCTTACGGCGGCGGGCGTGCTGCTGCTGTTGGGGTTCGGCGCAAAGGCCGGTATGTTTCCGCTGCACTTCTGGCTGCCGCAGGCGCACCCGGTCGCGCCCGCGCCCGCATCGGCGCTGCTTTCCGGTATTTTGACCAAGTGCGGCCTGTTCGGCATCCTCGTGACCAGCTGCGAGATCTTCCGAAACGACGCGCGCTGGGGCAAGCTCGTTTTAGGGCTTGGCGCGGTTACCATGCTGTGGGGCGCGGTGCTCGGCGTGTTTTCGGTCGATCTCAAGCGCACGCTGGCGTGCTCGTCCGTGTCGCAGATCGGCTTTATCCTGACCGGCGTGGGCATGTGCGGCATTCTGGGGGAGGAAAACGCGCTGGCCGCCGCCGGTACGATGCTGCACATGGTTAACCATTCGCTCATCAAGCTTACCCTGTTCCTGCTTGCGGGTGTGGTCGCCATGAACCGGCACACGCTCGATCTGAACCGCCTGCGCGGCTGCTGTCGGGGCAATAAGCCGCTCGCCTTCGCGTTTCTCGCGGCGGGGCTGAGCGTGGCGGGCGTGCCGCTGTTTTCCGGCTATATCAGCAAAACGCTGCTGCATGAAAGCATTGTGGAGGGCGCGGCGCTTCTGGGTACCGCCGGTTTCCCGCTGCGCGTGATCGAATGGATGTTCCTGTTTTCCGGTGGGCTGACGCTGGCCTACATGGGCAAGCTGTTTTACGTGCTGTTCGTTTTGCCGCCGGAGGAGGGCGCGCCGCCGCTTGTGATGCGCCGCGCCACCGCCGTCGCGGTGCTGCTCCCGGCGGCGCTGATGCCGGTAATGGGCGTGCTGCCGCATGCCACGATGGACCGCTTCGCCGAGCTGGCGCGGTCCTTTCTGCACGGCGCGGCCGCGGAAGCGCCGGTCGCTTATTTTTCGCTGAACAATTTATCGGGCGCGGCGGTCTCGCTTGGTATCGGCGCGCTGGTATACCTGCTGTTCATCCGCCGCAGGCTGATGGAACCGGGCGCGCGCGGCATACCGGCGGTACGGAATACGTGGCCGGGATGGTTCGACTTGGAGGGGCGTATCCTGCGGCCGTTCGTGCAGCGGGTGCTGCCCGGCGTTTTTGGCTTTGTTTTCCGCCTGCTGGATTATTTACCGGATGCGCTTGTTCTGCTGCTGCGCAAAACCGTGGTGCGCGATCAAACGCCCGCGCCGCCCGCCGTTTCCGGCAGCGAAGCGCTGGACCGGCTGGGCCGCGCGCTCGACCGTGCCGCCGCCCGCCGTGGCAAACGGGCGGACAAACCCTCGTTTGTTTATCTGCTTGCGGAAAAGGAGCAGGCGTTTGTGCTGACGACAAGGCTGATCTTCGCCAGCATGTCCTTCGGCCTGCTGCTGTTCTGCGCCGGACTGACGCTGACGCTTTGCTATCTGCTTATTTGA